A stretch of DNA from Saccharospirillum mangrovi:
GCCCGACAGCCAAAACACCGCCGCCATCGAAAACCGGCCGAGCAAGGCGATGAGTGACGCCGGCAGTTGGCTCAGGCGTGCATTGACCGCCAGCAATCCGTTCCAGATTGGGTTCATGGTAGAAGAATCCTTGTTAATCATTCACAGCCGTTAAAACGCCTTGCGACACCAGAATGTGCAACAGGGCGGTTAAATCGAACGCCAAACCGTCGATGGCTTCGGCGAAGGTTTTATCGCACCGCAGTCGCGTCAAAAACGTGGCCGCATCGCGTTCAATAAGATGCACGCCCACCTGAAAATCCAGGCGCGTAATCAACACCGCTTCGGCGTTGTCCAACCGCAGTTCGCGCAACGCAATGTTGGAATCCGGCTGATGCGCCGACCAAATCGCATGGATGGGAAATTCAGAGGCCAGCACCGCGCAAGCCGGTGCCAATTGCAGCCGCGCCTGTTGCAGTTTATCGGGTTGGTTTAAAACCTCGGCCAGCGCCTGCACCGACATCGGTTCGCTATCGCGACTGTGATACACCGTCAGCCAATGCCGTTCCAAACGCGCCACATCGGCCAGATACGGCAATGCACTGGCCGGCGGGAACCCGGCAACAAAATCGGCAAAGGTTGCGCCGTATTGCGTCAGCAGCGGCGATTGGGGCGGCTGTAACACAACATACTCACGCGCCATGGCGCGAAAGAATTCGACGCCGGTCAGTGCACAGCAAACGGGGAAAATCTGTTGCAGTGCGTCGATCAACGACGACGCCACATTATTGCGATACACCCCAAACCGATGGCTCACATCGGCGCCGTTCCAATGCGTTAAATCGTCGGGTGTGTGCGGCGGCTGGTCGAGCAGCGCCTGGGCAAAATCAGCCTGCATAACGCGACCGCTCCGGCACCGCCGCCATGAGCCGGCGCTCGGCTTCGAAGGCCTCGGCGCACAACACATCCAGCGCCGGTACATCGCCATCGCGTTCAATTAAGGTTGCCACCGGCCCGCAATGTTTCAGCGCTTCGTCGTAGAGCGACCAAACGGCATCGCTGACGGCGCGGTCGTGACTGTCGATCAACAACGGCTGCCCATCAACATCCCGGTCTTCGGCAAAACCGGCCAGATGAATTTCACCCACCACCGACAACGGCAAGGCCGATAAATACTGCACCGGGTCTTGATGATGGTTGGTGCAACTGACGTAAATGTTGTTCACATCGAGCAGCAAACCGCAGCCGCTGCGGCGAATCACTTCGTTAATAAAATCGGTTTCACTCAACGTAGAGTGCCGGCTTTCCACATAGGTTGACGGGTTTTCCAACAACAGTTGCCGACCGAGAAATTGCTGTGCCTGATCAAGGTGATCACACACCCGCTGCAGGCTGTCTTTTGTGTACGCCAGTGGCAATAAATCGTTAAAGAAAGTGCCCTGATGGCTCGACCACGCCAGATGTTCAGAAAACGACGCAGCCGGAAAACGATCCAATACTATCTTCAGCCGTTTCAGGTGTTCGGTATCGAGCGGTTCCAGCCCGCCAATCGACAAACCCACACCGTGAACCGACAGCGCATACAGCTCGCACAATTGCTGCAAATAAAATGGATAAGGCCCACCCTCGACCATGTAATTTTCAGCGTGAATTTCCACAAAACCCAAGTCGGGTTGGTGTTCCAGCAACGCCTGAAAATGCACCGCTTTCAAACCGATGCCGGCGCGTGCTGGCAAATCGGGTGATGGCAGTCGAGTCGATCTGTGCATGGGTGAGCCTCATCCTTTGGTGCAACCGGAAGGTTGGCAATTACTGGTCGTTGAACGCCTGCAACTGGCCGTGGCCGGTCGGAGAGTTCGGCGACATCATGCCTTCGCAAGTACCGGCCGGAACCAGTTTCCAGGCATTGCCCTGGTAATCGCGTACCGACGTACCGGCACAGGTTGTGCCCGGGCCGGCTTTGCAATCGTTCTGGCCTTGCATGGAAACGCCGTAGCATTTTTCTTTGCCGTCTTCGGCTTGGGCCAGGCTCGGTACAACAGCGGTGGCTAAAACGGCACCCAGTGCCAGGGCCAGTGAAGTTTGCGTCAGTGTCGGTTTCATTATGTCCATCCTCTTTGAATGATCGGTGTCTGCCTTGGCGTGATCGCCAAAGCAATGGCTAAAGCACCCGTGCGCTTCGGAAGGTTGGATGTCAGCCGGGCGATAGAAGTTCCGGCGCGGTGACATTTTTTTTGCGTGGTTCAGGCAAGGCGTGTGCGAACGCGGCATAAAAAAACCCGGCCGAGGCCGGGTTGGAGCGGTGGCGATACCGCG
This window harbors:
- a CDS encoding DNA-binding domain-containing protein, which codes for MQADFAQALLDQPPHTPDDLTHWNGADVSHRFGVYRNNVASSLIDALQQIFPVCCALTGVEFFRAMAREYVVLQPPQSPLLTQYGATFADFVAGFPPASALPYLADVARLERHWLTVYHSRDSEPMSVQALAEVLNQPDKLQQARLQLAPACAVLASEFPIHAIWSAHQPDSNIALRELRLDNAEAVLITRLDFQVGVHLIERDAATFLTRLRCDKTFAEAIDGLAFDLTALLHILVSQGVLTAVND
- a CDS encoding DUF692 domain-containing protein; amino-acid sequence: MHRSTRLPSPDLPARAGIGLKAVHFQALLEHQPDLGFVEIHAENYMVEGGPYPFYLQQLCELYALSVHGVGLSIGGLEPLDTEHLKRLKIVLDRFPAASFSEHLAWSSHQGTFFNDLLPLAYTKDSLQRVCDHLDQAQQFLGRQLLLENPSTYVESRHSTLSETDFINEVIRRSGCGLLLDVNNIYVSCTNHHQDPVQYLSALPLSVVGEIHLAGFAEDRDVDGQPLLIDSHDRAVSDAVWSLYDEALKHCGPVATLIERDGDVPALDVLCAEAFEAERRLMAAVPERSRYAG
- a CDS encoding DUF2282 domain-containing protein — its product is MKPTLTQTSLALALGAVLATAVVPSLAQAEDGKEKCYGVSMQGQNDCKAGPGTTCAGTSVRDYQGNAWKLVPAGTCEGMMSPNSPTGHGQLQAFNDQ